In a genomic window of Methanosarcina horonobensis HB-1 = JCM 15518:
- a CDS encoding ASCH domain-containing protein — protein sequence MKVLAVRQPWASLIVEGLKTLEVRSRPTNIRGRVAIYGSSHNPTIAEQNWFMCTVQRMEDYSRLTTEQKRIAELCLWRTYTRGWIVGTVEIRGCEPVNPDEIEVRRHEHFAYDVGLNHYYWKLADPIKFEKPIRYTPPKGAVIWSTFDLPEGYE from the coding sequence ATGAAAGTTTTAGCAGTTAGACAGCCTTGGGCTTCTCTTATTGTAGAAGGATTGAAAACTCTCGAAGTGAGAAGCAGACCAACTAATATTCGAGGGAGAGTTGCAATTTACGGAAGTTCTCATAATCCAACTATAGCTGAACAGAACTGGTTTATGTGTACAGTTCAGAGGATGGAAGATTATAGCAGGCTAACAACTGAGCAAAAAAGAATTGCTGAACTCTGTTTATGGAGAACATATACACGAGGTTGGATAGTCGGAACTGTTGAAATTAGAGGGTGTGAACCTGTAAACCCAGATGAAATTGAAGTCCGTAGACATGAACATTTTGCTTACGATGTAGGATTAAATCATTATTATTGGAAACTTGCGGATCCTATAAAGTTTGAGAAGCCTATACGGTATACCCCTCCGAAGGGCGCCGTGATCTGGTCTACTTTTGATTTGCCGGAGGGATATGAGTGA
- a CDS encoding DUF6011 domain-containing protein, with the protein MNTCNRCNRPLKDSASVKRGYGPKCWKKVQLEDEEQRKIYEPCTIAYAGLANHTMREIRKRVLQGDRTECRACGEPLETGEIQSYDHDGGLDLKGFGQPQWVYHQCSKCKHQLSIWKLRIDLSDLEKLKPSKSLKMVEAV; encoded by the coding sequence GTGAACACGTGCAACCGCTGCAACAGACCTTTAAAAGACTCTGCATCCGTGAAACGAGGATATGGTCCGAAATGCTGGAAGAAAGTGCAGCTGGAAGATGAAGAACAAAGGAAGATCTACGAACCCTGCACGATTGCCTATGCAGGTCTCGCAAATCATACCATGAGGGAGATCCGGAAGAGAGTACTGCAGGGAGATCGCACCGAGTGCAGGGCCTGCGGAGAACCCCTGGAAACAGGGGAGATCCAGAGCTATGATCATGACGGCGGGCTGGATCTGAAAGGGTTTGGTCAGCCTCAGTGGGTCTACCACCAGTGCTCAAAGTGCAAGCATCAGCTGTCGATCTGGAAGCTCAGGATTGATCTGTCAGACCTGGAGAAGTTGAAGCCTTCAAAGTCTTTGAAGATGGTGGAGGCGGTCTGA
- a CDS encoding P-loop NTPase family protein: MNTIQLRMKALLDLNIPSLIKIDEQTAVMRINSEWDVKVIILEKSIIYEARSKGKSYNPKKDIGVPADVISIIDALDEKYKPALLALLDEQADYSASEGKKEEPAKDPIDNLKAGGFEFTQEADALKAPEHVPPVVDSTPKETPKKRELTDEEKRMEALVIEQKKKEQEEKSRLAREENEKKLAMAEQYELERQERESREKQKSDFQKANSKSQELYSQPEDKLETAPDPKKGEVGLLDILCDLVDDDLIQIFGKTGTCKTSIAIQAALEARKAGKSVYYLDPEKNISKKKKAEMLHAGVTYYPYTPSNNNKNFESVKDLEAFHEFIKKIPKVDLLIIDSLGLPCLSVYCAGNQREQGLTLQKMMLISNTLKSYANRNNSLVIVINQPESDMNKDPNTERRSFGDKVEFFYKELLKTCFVSKSPGKTVVVVKTYRSRDYGQGTKLFTVEITDGGVKVIQ; the protein is encoded by the coding sequence ATGAACACTATCCAACTCCGAATGAAAGCCCTTCTTGACCTCAATATTCCTTCCTTGATCAAAATAGATGAGCAAACCGCAGTAATGAGGATCAACTCCGAATGGGATGTCAAAGTCATAATTCTTGAGAAGAGTATCATCTACGAAGCCCGGAGCAAGGGGAAATCATACAACCCGAAAAAAGACATTGGCGTCCCGGCAGATGTCATAAGCATTATTGACGCTCTGGATGAAAAATATAAACCAGCGCTTCTAGCACTGCTTGATGAACAAGCTGACTATTCCGCGAGTGAAGGGAAAAAAGAAGAACCTGCAAAAGACCCCATTGATAACCTGAAAGCAGGAGGATTTGAGTTCACCCAGGAGGCTGATGCCCTTAAAGCTCCTGAACACGTACCCCCAGTTGTGGATTCAACCCCAAAAGAAACCCCAAAAAAAAGAGAGCTCACAGACGAAGAAAAACGCATGGAAGCTTTGGTTATCGAGCAGAAGAAAAAAGAGCAGGAAGAGAAATCCAGACTTGCCAGGGAAGAGAACGAAAAAAAACTTGCGATGGCTGAGCAGTACGAGCTGGAACGCCAAGAAAGAGAATCGCGAGAAAAACAAAAATCTGATTTTCAGAAGGCGAATTCAAAAAGTCAGGAGCTGTACAGTCAGCCAGAGGACAAGCTGGAAACTGCACCGGATCCAAAGAAAGGAGAGGTCGGGCTGCTCGATATACTATGTGATCTCGTAGACGACGACCTTATACAGATATTCGGAAAAACAGGGACCTGTAAAACAAGTATAGCTATCCAGGCCGCACTCGAAGCAAGGAAAGCCGGGAAGTCAGTATACTACCTAGACCCTGAAAAAAACATTTCTAAGAAGAAAAAAGCTGAAATGTTGCACGCTGGAGTCACGTACTACCCGTATACTCCATCAAACAATAACAAAAATTTTGAAAGTGTTAAGGACCTCGAAGCATTTCACGAGTTCATAAAAAAAATACCTAAAGTCGACCTTTTGATAATCGATTCCCTTGGACTCCCGTGTCTGTCTGTTTATTGTGCTGGAAATCAAAGAGAGCAGGGACTGACACTTCAAAAAATGATGCTCATTTCTAACACTTTGAAAAGTTACGCCAACCGAAACAATTCTCTTGTCATTGTTATCAATCAGCCAGAGAGTGATATGAATAAGGACCCAAATACTGAAAGGCGTAGTTTTGGAGACAAAGTTGAATTTTTTTATAAGGAGTTGCTTAAAACCTGTTTTGTTAGCAAATCCCCTGGTAAGACCGTTGTAGTTGTCAAAACTTACAGGTCAAGAGATTACGGACAGGGTACGAAGTTGTTTACTGTCGAAATAACAGATGGCGGCGTGAAGGTGATACAGTGA
- a CDS encoding ribbon-helix-helix domain-containing protein, with translation MKNDEKTSIIISIVYMKQNSIPIIIGACMAEIKYKKEKVTATVSPHVRKRIDEYVASEEFSSVSDFVNTALAYFLGKLDYQKELEAAAKEPTQVTDERDQLLIDVIKKLVENPELLSSIKEQTKSGASKKHESLPYPAKRESFSQQDYQKEREECRRNFCPNPRELTPEEARKAAEAKAYYRALRGEKEEPEEVGSDQKTEPDGKKPRVLFEGEPKDYPQEWILE, from the coding sequence ATGAAAAACGATGAAAAAACGAGTATAATTATTTCCATCGTTTATATGAAACAAAACAGCATACCAATAATTATTGGTGCATGCATGGCGGAAATAAAGTATAAAAAAGAGAAAGTCACTGCAACGGTCAGTCCTCACGTTCGCAAACGGATTGATGAGTATGTGGCATCAGAAGAATTCAGCAGTGTTTCTGATTTCGTGAATACTGCATTAGCTTATTTTTTAGGAAAACTCGATTACCAGAAGGAGCTTGAAGCTGCGGCAAAAGAGCCTACACAAGTGACCGATGAACGAGATCAGCTACTCATAGATGTCATAAAAAAACTAGTGGAGAACCCTGAGCTATTGAGTAGTATAAAAGAGCAGACAAAATCTGGGGCAAGTAAAAAACATGAATCTCTCCCCTATCCTGCTAAAAGAGAATCGTTCAGCCAACAAGACTATCAAAAAGAAAGAGAAGAATGCCGCCGAAACTTCTGCCCAAACCCCAGAGAACTTACTCCAGAAGAGGCCAGAAAAGCAGCAGAAGCCAAAGCATATTATAGAGCTCTCCGTGGGGAGAAAGAAGAACCTGAAGAGGTAGGGTCAGATCAAAAAACAGAACCGGACGGTAAAAAACCCAGAGTACTTTTTGAAGGGGAACCGAAAGATTATCCACAAGAGTGGATTTTGGAATGA
- a CDS encoding ATP synthase subunit B family protein, whose translation MTAISGDRELRSTTLEEIIITEKDRLLRFIKERNDYIRNLPEIEKKAFIESIKKIKESKDKIERLLVKKEIKRSIDDLLFSFEELPIFGKEYWFMKFTADDGSRRQFFLTFGRSAGDIEVNGKYVENSRIIDDKTEGYCVSWAYDEIRRGITDDLGVIEVKNERVTCSSKDMKAEFHGSFPKYVLDVSNSGEKICCLDIKEPSDSNYNSEISEQFRGLFGYRLANLYFDFRGALFEKDFSGKCYAQKVIVVGPFIPWKWSRIVFRNGSILTYYIPNLEIGGVEYNIYNSMEFYDAESRKIHRFKKVKVYEYPSEKGDKRWVVTTEEGKVFMVTKSYCKESFSFTNNFNFRYIENLVEVVDFQVDTGDSVVTLQKTGSGLGMVEDTSGFVI comes from the coding sequence ATGACTGCCATATCAGGTGACAGAGAGCTTAGATCCACAACTCTTGAAGAGATAATTATCACCGAAAAAGACAGACTTTTACGCTTCATAAAAGAAAGAAATGATTATATCAGAAACCTGCCTGAAATTGAAAAGAAGGCATTTATCGAGTCAATAAAGAAGATAAAGGAAAGTAAGGACAAAATAGAAAGGCTGCTGGTAAAAAAAGAAATTAAAAGAAGTATTGACGACCTGCTGTTTTCTTTTGAAGAGCTACCTATTTTTGGAAAGGAATACTGGTTTATGAAATTTACAGCCGATGACGGGTCAAGGCGGCAGTTTTTTCTTACATTCGGCAGGAGCGCTGGGGATATAGAAGTCAATGGCAAATATGTAGAGAACAGCAGGATAATAGACGATAAAACGGAGGGATATTGCGTTTCCTGGGCGTATGATGAGATACGGAGGGGTATCACTGATGATCTAGGAGTTATTGAAGTGAAAAATGAAAGGGTTACCTGCTCAAGTAAAGACATGAAGGCAGAGTTCCATGGTTCCTTCCCTAAGTATGTACTTGATGTTTCAAACAGCGGCGAAAAAATCTGCTGTCTGGATATAAAAGAGCCCTCAGATAGCAATTATAACTCAGAGATATCCGAGCAGTTCAGGGGCTTATTCGGGTACAGGCTTGCCAACCTGTATTTCGATTTCAGGGGTGCATTGTTTGAAAAAGATTTCTCAGGAAAATGCTATGCTCAGAAAGTAATTGTTGTAGGACCTTTCATACCCTGGAAATGGTCGAGAATAGTTTTCAGGAACGGATCAATTCTTACCTATTACATACCGAATTTAGAGATTGGAGGAGTAGAATACAATATATACAACTCCATGGAGTTCTATGATGCTGAATCCAGGAAGATACACCGTTTTAAGAAGGTAAAAGTATATGAGTACCCATCCGAAAAAGGGGACAAAAGGTGGGTCGTTACCACTGAAGAAGGTAAAGTGTTCATGGTCACGAAGAGCTACTGCAAGGAATCTTTCAGTTTTACAAATAACTTCAACTTCAGATATATCGAAAACCTTGTAGAAGTCGTCGATTTTCAGGTCGATACCGGAGATAGTGTAGTAACGTTACAGAAGACCGGAAGTGGACTGGGCATGGTGGAAGATACTTCAGGATTCGTAATCTAA
- a CDS encoding methanogenesis marker 8 protein — protein sequence MPHIMELLGKTRVVIKDGKVIEVGEPEVEWCPLFAKIRGIQKITPEEVKKNMEFRISDFGMFTDKRRLELDDFVGFGASEVMMTGLSRGLLDTTVTACEGAGTVISNNPTLVQGMGGRMSGLVETEPIEGIINGITERGGIVLDPSTAKMDPVAGVKKAAELGYKKIAVTAAFSETAKELRKLETELGLDLIVIGVHVTGLDREEAQALLENSDIATSCASKPIRDLVKPLAQVGTAVPLFALTQKGKELVIERAKDIKSPILINTMALPVLPENKQPRELK from the coding sequence ATGCCTCATATAATGGAATTACTTGGAAAAACAAGAGTAGTCATAAAAGATGGAAAGGTTATCGAAGTCGGAGAGCCTGAAGTTGAATGGTGCCCCCTTTTTGCCAAAATCCGCGGAATCCAGAAAATCACCCCGGAAGAAGTCAAAAAGAATATGGAGTTCAGGATAAGCGATTTCGGGATGTTTACTGACAAACGCAGACTTGAACTCGATGACTTTGTAGGGTTCGGAGCATCCGAAGTTATGATGACAGGCCTGAGCAGAGGCTTGCTTGACACGACCGTAACCGCCTGTGAAGGCGCAGGAACTGTAATTTCCAATAACCCCACCCTTGTTCAGGGCATGGGCGGCAGGATGTCCGGCCTGGTTGAAACTGAGCCAATCGAAGGCATTATCAATGGGATCACAGAACGCGGCGGAATCGTGCTTGATCCTTCAACTGCAAAAATGGACCCTGTTGCCGGAGTAAAAAAGGCAGCAGAACTTGGTTACAAAAAGATTGCAGTAACTGCAGCATTCTCCGAGACAGCAAAGGAGTTAAGGAAGCTTGAAACCGAACTCGGACTCGATTTAATAGTAATTGGAGTCCATGTTACAGGTTTAGACAGGGAAGAAGCCCAGGCACTTCTGGAAAACTCAGATATAGCAACCAGCTGCGCTTCAAAGCCCATCAGGGACCTTGTAAAGCCTCTCGCTCAGGTAGGGACTGCTGTACCGCTTTTTGCTCTTACTCAGAAAGGAAAAGAACTTGTTATCGAAAGGGCAAAAGACATCAAAAGCCCTATTCTGATTAATACCATGGCCCTGCCTGTGCTTCCTGAGAACAAGCAGCCGAGAGAACTAAAATAA
- a CDS encoding tetratricopeptide repeat protein — protein MREEKSKSINFELTDNDIEESKKTIKICEWDLKNSRVSGNRKEEGNNLGKLGLAYSHLGETGKAIEYYEQALEFSRKTGNRESEGTITGNLGLAYGLLGETERALEFHEYALKIAREIGNLKGERNHLGNLGNLCYQSGEVRKATGYYEQALKISREIDDKRGEEDTLGNLVMAHNRLGEIKKVAEYSEQELEVLRETGEKSKEGQTLERLGLIYGFLEEVRKAITYHEQALEIFREIGEKKREAATCGNLGNMYFYQGKVSESIECYIEALYIFEDEGDRNAAGSVSVSLGTRYSSLGKMEKAVEHYKYALTAFQETGNTGGEIIAFKKLGWTYNALGQIKEGIESYEQALEISRKTADREEERNILEELGRSYINLNKPETAGRYFEQVLVISREFGDRRQEEIIIERLRDLQETKKTDGY, from the coding sequence ATGAGAGAAGAAAAAAGTAAGTCCATAAACTTCGAGTTAACAGATAACGACATAGAAGAAAGCAAAAAAACAATTAAGATTTGTGAGTGGGATCTAAAAAATTCCAGGGTAAGTGGAAATAGAAAGGAAGAAGGAAATAATCTCGGAAAATTGGGTCTGGCTTATAGCCATCTAGGAGAAACAGGAAAAGCGATTGAATACTATGAGCAGGCACTGGAATTCTCCCGCAAAACAGGGAATAGAGAAAGTGAAGGAACCATTACAGGGAACTTAGGATTAGCATACGGTTTATTGGGAGAAACAGAAAGAGCACTTGAGTTCCATGAATATGCACTTAAAATTGCCAGAGAAATCGGTAATTTGAAGGGAGAGAGAAATCACCTTGGAAATCTGGGGAATTTATGTTATCAGTCGGGAGAAGTAAGAAAAGCAACCGGATACTATGAGCAGGCCCTTAAAATTTCCAGAGAAATCGATGATAAGCGCGGGGAAGAAGATACTCTCGGGAATCTGGTTATGGCACATAACCGCCTGGGAGAAATAAAAAAAGTAGCAGAATATAGCGAACAGGAACTTGAAGTCTTGAGAGAGACAGGTGAAAAGAGCAAAGAAGGACAAACTCTTGAAAGATTGGGTTTGATATACGGCTTTTTGGAAGAAGTAAGAAAAGCAATTACATACCACGAGCAGGCACTTGAAATCTTCAGAGAGATCGGTGAGAAAAAAAGAGAAGCAGCCACCTGCGGAAATTTAGGAAACATGTACTTTTATCAGGGAAAAGTAAGCGAATCAATTGAATGTTATATAGAGGCACTTTATATATTCGAAGATGAAGGAGATAGAAATGCAGCAGGATCGGTTTCTGTAAGTTTAGGAACAAGATACAGCAGCCTGGGGAAAATGGAGAAAGCCGTTGAGCATTATAAGTATGCTCTGACAGCGTTCCAGGAAACTGGAAACACTGGGGGAGAAATAATTGCTTTCAAAAAACTGGGATGGACATATAATGCTCTAGGACAGATAAAAGAAGGGATTGAGTCCTATGAGCAGGCACTTGAGATCTCAAGAAAGACGGCTGACAGAGAAGAAGAGAGAAATATTCTGGAAGAGTTAGGTCGCTCTTATATTAATCTAAATAAGCCTGAAACAGCAGGCAGGTATTTTGAGCAAGTACTCGTGATTTCCAGAGAATTTGGTGACAGAAGGCAAGAGGAAATTATAATAGAAAGATTAAGGGATCTGCAAGAAACAAAGAAAACGGATGGCTATTAA
- a CDS encoding tetratricopeptide repeat protein, which translates to MPEEKNRSINFGLTHNDVKENKKVIEICELDLKNSRISGNRKEEGNNLGKLGLAYSHLGEIRKGIEYYQQTVEIFKEIGDKQGEEIALENMGLAYTRLGEIGKAIEYYEQALELSRETENRESEGTVIGNLGMIYSSLGETGKAIEFYEYALKVARETGNMGGERNSFGNLGNLYYQMGEVGKAIEYYERSLKISREIGDKRGEGDVLKNLVIAHNRLGEIKKVAEYSEQELEILREIGEKSKEGQTLERLGLTYSFFGEKEKAIENYEQALTISRELGNKRQEEIIIEKLRNLQETKKTDGYYKQKTEVSKSRKKKNGFSLFCVGRK; encoded by the coding sequence ATGCCAGAAGAAAAAAACAGATCAATAAATTTTGGGTTAACACACAATGATGTAAAAGAAAATAAAAAAGTAATTGAAATTTGTGAACTGGACCTTAAAAATTCCAGGATAAGTGGAAACAGGAAAGAAGAGGGAAATAATCTCGGAAAATTGGGTTTGGCTTATAGCCATCTTGGAGAAATAAGAAAAGGTATTGAGTATTATCAACAGACGGTAGAGATTTTTAAAGAAATAGGCGATAAGCAAGGGGAAGAAATAGCTTTAGAAAACATGGGATTAGCCTATACCCGCCTTGGAGAGATAGGAAAAGCGATTGAGTACTATGAGCAGGCACTGGAACTCTCCCGTGAAACAGAAAATAGAGAAAGTGAAGGAACGGTTATAGGGAATTTAGGAATGATATACAGTTCTTTGGGAGAAACAGGAAAAGCAATCGAATTTTATGAATATGCACTTAAAGTTGCCAGAGAAACAGGTAACATGGGGGGAGAAAGAAATAGTTTTGGAAATTTGGGTAACTTATACTATCAGATGGGAGAAGTAGGGAAAGCGATTGAATATTATGAACGAAGCCTCAAAATTTCCAGAGAAATAGGTGATAAGCGAGGAGAAGGGGATGTTCTTAAAAACCTGGTTATAGCACATAATCGCCTGGGAGAAATAAAAAAAGTAGCAGAATATAGTGAGCAGGAACTTGAAATTTTGAGAGAGATAGGTGAAAAGAGCAAAGAAGGACAAACTCTTGAAAGATTAGGTTTGACATATAGCTTTTTTGGAGAGAAAGAAAAAGCAATTGAAAATTATGAGCAGGCACTCACGATTTCCAGAGAATTAGGTAACAAAAGGCAAGAGGAAATTATAATAGAGAAATTAAGGAATCTGCAAGAAACAAAGAAAACGGATGGCTATTACAAACAGAAAACCGAAGTTTCAAAAAGCCGGAAGAAAAAAAATGGTTTCTCGCTGTTTTGTGTGGGTCGAAAATAA
- a CDS encoding right-handed parallel beta-helix repeat-containing protein has translation MLKRQLGTLFLAICLILTTVPTVLGDENTQVENTQVENTQVENTQIITVAGDGSGDYNSDGIDDHVQINQALEEAAKNPGTTVQLKGPFTYDIGDSLLIGSDTTLAGDSDVTIKLAKGLPLWGSRESSIAEKKAMLMIRGSSASNVKIENLTVDGSQSDYYPNIRLGTSSYNMATLINVDGLTIQNVTFQNGCNDAMLISKSSNVMIDTVTVNKPGHDGVYAYHVNGITVKNSTFINRTNSSVRFDSVTDGVVIDNEATTSGGGYAALELQGTLKNIEASGNYFHDLPVPAVIRLNTQETNVNVNDNRIENCG, from the coding sequence ATGCTAAAAAGACAGCTAGGAACCCTATTCCTTGCAATATGCCTTATTTTAACAACCGTACCTACTGTATTAGGCGATGAGAACACACAGGTAGAGAACACACAGGTAGAGAACACACAGGTAGAGAACACACAGATCATAACTGTTGCCGGAGACGGAAGCGGAGACTACAACTCTGATGGAATAGACGACCACGTCCAGATTAACCAGGCACTTGAAGAAGCAGCAAAGAACCCTGGAACAACTGTCCAGCTCAAAGGCCCGTTCACATATGATATAGGCGACTCTCTTCTGATCGGAAGTGACACAACTCTCGCCGGAGACTCAGATGTAACAATTAAGCTTGCCAAAGGACTACCTCTCTGGGGCAGCCGTGAGAGCAGTATTGCAGAAAAGAAAGCTATGCTTATGATCAGAGGCAGTTCTGCAAGCAATGTTAAAATAGAAAACTTAACTGTTGATGGTAGTCAGAGCGACTATTATCCGAATATCAGGCTCGGAACTTCAAGTTATAACATGGCAACTTTAATAAATGTTGATGGATTAACGATCCAGAACGTTACATTCCAGAACGGATGTAATGATGCCATGCTTATTTCAAAATCCAGCAACGTAATGATAGACACTGTAACTGTAAACAAACCTGGTCATGACGGTGTATATGCCTATCATGTAAACGGCATTACAGTTAAGAATTCTACATTTATTAACAGAACCAATTCATCCGTCAGGTTCGATTCCGTTACAGATGGAGTGGTTATAGACAATGAAGCTACCACATCCGGCGGCGGGTATGCAGCTCTGGAATTACAGGGAACTCTTAAAAACATAGAGGCTTCTGGAAACTACTTCCATGACCTTCCTGTTCCTGCAGTAATACGCTTAAACACACAAGAAACCAATGTAAACGTCAACGATAACAGAATTGAAAACTGCGGATAA